From Myotis daubentonii chromosome 20, mMyoDau2.1, whole genome shotgun sequence, the proteins below share one genomic window:
- the MYOG gene encoding myogenin isoform X1, whose product MAPSSWREGLQELGGQWQERASSDPMELYETPPYFYQEPHFYDGENYLPVHLQGFEPPGYERTELSLSPEARGPLEDKGLGTPEHCPGQCLPWACKACKRKSASVDRRRAATLREKRRLKKVNEAFEALKRSTPLNPNQRLPKVEILRGAIQYIERLQALLGALRQEERGLRCPRGGPPAAQVPSECSSHSASCSPEWGSALEFGPNPGDHLLPADPADAHNLHSLTSIVDSITMEDVSVAFPDETLPN is encoded by the exons ATGGCACCCAGCAGTTGGCgtgaggggctgcaggagctTGGTGGCCAGTGGCAGGAACGAGCCTCTTCCGACCCCATGGAGCTGTATGAGACACCCCCCTACTTCTACCAGGAGCCCCACTTCTACGACGGGGAAAACTACCTGCCCGTCCACCTCCAGGGCTTCGAGCCGCCGGGCTACGAGCGGACCGAGCTCAGCCTGAGCCCCGAGGCCCGGGGACCCCTCGAAGACAAGGGGCTGGGGACCCCCGAGCACTGCCCGGGCCAGTGCCTGCCGTGGGCGTGCAAGGCGTGTAAGAGGAAGTCCGCGTCCGTGGACCGGCGGCGGGCGGCCACGCTGAGGGAGAAGCGCCGGCTCAAGAAGGTGAACGAGGCCTTCGAGGCCCTGAAGCGGAGCACCCCGCTGAACCCCAACCAGCGGCTGCCCAAGGTGGAGATCCTGCGGGGCGCCATCCAGTACATCGAGCGCCTGCAGGCCCTGCTCGGCGCGCTCCGCCAGGAGGAGCGCGGGCTGCGCTGCCCGCGGGGCGGCCCCCCGGCGGCG CAGGTACCCAGTGAATGCAGCTCCCACAGCGCCTCCTGCAGTCCAGAGTGGGGCAGCGCCCTGGAGTTCGGCCCCAACCCAGGGG aCCATCTGCTCCCAGCGGACCCTGCGGACGCCCACAACCTGCACTCGCTCACCTCCATCGTGGACAGCATCACCATGGAGGACGTCTCTGTGGCCTTCCCGGATGAAACCCTGCCCAACTGA
- the MYOG gene encoding myogenin isoform X2 — MAPSSWREGLQELGGQWQERASSDPMELYETPPYFYQEPHFYDGENYLPVHLQGFEPPGYERTELSLSPEARGPLEDKGLGTPEHCPGQCLPWACKACKRKSASVDRRRAATLREKRRLKKVNEAFEALKRSTPLNPNQRLPKVEILRGAIQYIERLQALLGALRQEERGLRCPRGGPPAAVPSECSSHSASCSPEWGSALEFGPNPGDHLLPADPADAHNLHSLTSIVDSITMEDVSVAFPDETLPN; from the exons ATGGCACCCAGCAGTTGGCgtgaggggctgcaggagctTGGTGGCCAGTGGCAGGAACGAGCCTCTTCCGACCCCATGGAGCTGTATGAGACACCCCCCTACTTCTACCAGGAGCCCCACTTCTACGACGGGGAAAACTACCTGCCCGTCCACCTCCAGGGCTTCGAGCCGCCGGGCTACGAGCGGACCGAGCTCAGCCTGAGCCCCGAGGCCCGGGGACCCCTCGAAGACAAGGGGCTGGGGACCCCCGAGCACTGCCCGGGCCAGTGCCTGCCGTGGGCGTGCAAGGCGTGTAAGAGGAAGTCCGCGTCCGTGGACCGGCGGCGGGCGGCCACGCTGAGGGAGAAGCGCCGGCTCAAGAAGGTGAACGAGGCCTTCGAGGCCCTGAAGCGGAGCACCCCGCTGAACCCCAACCAGCGGCTGCCCAAGGTGGAGATCCTGCGGGGCGCCATCCAGTACATCGAGCGCCTGCAGGCCCTGCTCGGCGCGCTCCGCCAGGAGGAGCGCGGGCTGCGCTGCCCGCGGGGCGGCCCCCCGGCGGCG GTACCCAGTGAATGCAGCTCCCACAGCGCCTCCTGCAGTCCAGAGTGGGGCAGCGCCCTGGAGTTCGGCCCCAACCCAGGGG aCCATCTGCTCCCAGCGGACCCTGCGGACGCCCACAACCTGCACTCGCTCACCTCCATCGTGGACAGCATCACCATGGAGGACGTCTCTGTGGCCTTCCCGGATGAAACCCTGCCCAACTGA